The genomic window TTTTGCTTGAACGTTATTTGAAAAGGTTCCGGATTGAATGTCTTTTCAAGAACCTCAAGTCTCTGGGTTTTCGGCTGGAGAACACCCACATGACGGATGCTCGGCACCTGGAACGTTTGGTGTGCCTACTGGCAGTGGTGTTCGTGTGGGCGGTGAAACTGGGCGAAAGGGTTCAGATTCCAAAAAAGAAACATGGTCGTTTGGCCCGGAGTGTCTTTCGGGTGGGGATTTCTCTGCTGCTGGAGTTATTCAGGAAGCCATTGTGGGCTTTACTGGAAGGCCTTCAGCTTTTGTTCCCCAAACTTGTCGGGTACTGAGCCATGAAAGACACACCGATGGAAAAACCCGGACACCAGAGCGAGATGACACCCCAGCCCGAGGTCATCAGCCCCAACTACAAAGCCGCAGGAAAACTGGAAGGACAGGTCGCCATCATCTCAGGCGGAGACTCGGGCATTGGTCGTTCTGTGGCCGTGGCTTTCGCAGCAGAAGGGGCAGACGTTGCCATCATCTACCTTGAAGAAAACCAGGACGCCAGAGACACCCGGAAAATGGTTGAAGAACAGGGCCGCAAGTGCTTGCTGCTCTCTGGCGACGTGGGCAAACCCGAGTTCTGCGAACAGGCCGTGGAGCGCACACTGGAAACCTTCGGGAAACTGGACATTCTGGTGAACAATGCCGCAGAGCAAACGCCACAGGAAGACTTCATGAAGATCACCCCTGAGCAACTGGAGAAAACCTTCCGCACCAACATCTTCGGTTACTTCTTCCTGACCCGTGCGGCCATGCCTCACCTCAAAAAAGGCTCGACCATCATCAACACCACTTCGGTCACGGCTTACAGGGGCAGCCCTGCTCTGGTCGATTACTCCTCCACCAAAGGGGCGATTGTGGCCTTCACCCGTTCCCTCTCAGGCATGCTGGCAGAGAAAGGCATCCGGGTGAATGGGGTGGCCCCCGGCCCGATCTGGACCCCACTCATTCCTTCCACCTTCCCAGAGGACAAAGTTGAGAAATTTGGTGAAAACACCCCACTCAAACGCCCCGGTCAACCCAGCGAAGTGGCCACCTGTTTTGTGTTTCTGGCCTCTCAGGACAGCAGTTACATGACCGGGCAGGTGCTTCACCCCAACGGTGGGGAAATCATCAACGGGTGATGGAAGGTGCTGAAATGGTGGCTGCAATGTAGAAAGCGGTCAGCCATCAGCATTCCGCTTTCAGCAACAAAAGCTTTGGCGATGGTTTGAAAAAACAGAAACCAGCGAGGCTTGGCGCAACCTCACTGATTGGGCAATCAACTCTGTTTCGGATTGTTGATTGCGAAAGCCAAAGGCTCTGGGAGGTTTTTCACTGACCGCTGATGGCTGAATGCTGACCGCTTATGTGCCCCTTTGTCA from Deinococcus misasensis DSM 22328 includes these protein-coding regions:
- a CDS encoding SDR family oxidoreductase — translated: MKDTPMEKPGHQSEMTPQPEVISPNYKAAGKLEGQVAIISGGDSGIGRSVAVAFAAEGADVAIIYLEENQDARDTRKMVEEQGRKCLLLSGDVGKPEFCEQAVERTLETFGKLDILVNNAAEQTPQEDFMKITPEQLEKTFRTNIFGYFFLTRAAMPHLKKGSTIINTTSVTAYRGSPALVDYSSTKGAIVAFTRSLSGMLAEKGIRVNGVAPGPIWTPLIPSTFPEDKVEKFGENTPLKRPGQPSEVATCFVFLASQDSSYMTGQVLHPNGGEIING